In Cotesia glomerata isolate CgM1 linkage group LG8, MPM_Cglom_v2.3, whole genome shotgun sequence, the sequence CTAAgcctacagtgattgataaaaaacttcttctttatcgactactggagcattaggcccttctcctagtgtgcagagatccctcgcgctagccaacgctgatgagagtggtcacccattcaagttgttgcttaaatgtgtgatcacccaagtcagacgtgtgccgcccggctatctctgccacttccagaggctggcaacgtaacgtaacgcacatatttttaattataatcactgaaaaaatattggtgcgtgctgggatcgaacccgggtcccactctttcgaaaagcgagcACCGAGCCGACCAGGCCATTGCCAACCTCTTGATTTTTCAGtattttcaataatgaattttaaattttgattttaaacttTGATAACTCGAGAACTAATCAActactcttaaaattaaattccgCCACGAAATTCTGGCTAAGTGATAAGATATAGGAAAATTAATAAGAGACTATTCGGtgggaaattaaattttctacaaaaaaaaaggtatctTTACATTTTTCCGTACCTTGAGTACTTAACCCGTAATTTAGATTTATCATTTGGTTTTAAGTTGTTggcaaaatgaaaaaatagccataaaaataattttcaattactttattaattttcttcacAGAATTCCgctataatttttcttatcacaataaaattaactaaaagattaattaaaaataacaaattattctctaattacaataattcttAATATTATCAACAAGGATTTacatgataatttaaaatattaaatacattTGCCTgattatcaatatcaatataattaaatcTATAAAATGGCATTGCTGGTTGAATTAATTACaagcaattattattaatcagtTAATTGTCATTATTGATATACATacttataattagtaatacaTATCATATACAtatgtttatattaatatataaaacaacTAAAACCATCCCGTATATCCCGAGTATGTGTCACGTCACATGTaatgcaattaattaaatttttattaataattattcgctacactttcttttaattaatttattttattttaattatttaagtatttataatcgttagtaatatttaatatttttacaattatgtACTAACTgtttaacattttaattaattaacaatcacAATTAATTTACATACGGGTTAATTtggtaaataaactttttgatCAACGgatttaatacaataattaaattttaattgataagtTCGGTTTGCTTGTTATGGGGCTCGTTATAACAAGCGACCGACaaaccaaaataaaataaacaagtaaaccactaatttaattatataaaaatacatcagattttattattgagtgtaacatttattttaaaagactAGTTCTCTAAACATTCGTaacaattattcaaataagattatttattatttaagtacaAAACAAATCATTAGgcatattttgatattttataataataataattattattattgttatataatACAAGATTTAATGGTGAGTTACTTTTTATCGATATTTTTTGGGATgtctaatttttaatgtcggtataattttttcggttttttgaTTTGTATTGAGTTTGCGGAATCTTACAAGATTTCGGaagcttaaataattttttttaggtaaatttaataattatactgacatttttttatttagaacacTCCTGTTTATACATTTTAAGCACCAATTTTCAGCTTTTGCTTGTGGGATCTTAAGCGTTATTTGGAGAAAAATAGATTTGAGGAAAAAGATTTGACGTTTGAAGTTTTGAAACTTTTGAGACTTGAAAtgaagtgaatttttcaatcttacaatatcttaaattttgacaaaaCAAACAAACCCTTCAAGATCTTCAAATCTTACAAGATTTTCAAATCTgacagaatttaaaaatattacaagaTCGGGAAATCTAACGAgatttatagattttaatcAGATTtgaaatgtaattaaaatctTGAAATCTTGCAAGATTCGTCAAGATTTAAGTTCTGACAAGATTATAAATCTTACAAGATCTTCAAATCTGACCTCGGTATTGTTTATATCTTGAATTTTGGCAAGAATTACAAACTTTAGATAATCTTGAAATCTcagaatattttataattgcaCTAGATCACAAAATCTGAAAATACAAACAAACCCTTAAAGGtctttaaatctaaaaaaattttcaaatctgacagaatttagaaatattaaaagatCGGAATATTTTACAGGATCTTAAAATCTGACTTCGAAATTGTTCAAatcttgaatttttacaagaattacaaattttaaaaaatcgtaaaatcttagaatattttataattacattgAATCTTATAATCTGACaagatttgaaaatttaataagccTTAAGGAATCTTCGAATCTTATAAGATCTTATAATTTATGAAGACTGTAACATCTTACAAACTCTTTAAATCTTACAAGATTTCAAGATTTAACAATATCTCAAGTTCTGAcaagatttaaaaatcttaCAAGATCTTTAAATCTgacaagattaaaaaaaattactaaaaattccaTAAGCTACctcaaatatttcaaaatatacttCGATATAATAATCTAAAAACTATCAATTTCACCAAAATCTTACAAGATTTGTCAGATCAAATAAATCTTTGCatataatattacaaaacttcaactttaaattcaaaaattccatCAAATCTTTTTCCTCAAACTATTTTTCCCCGCCACAGAAATATGATATTCTCATCCAACTCGGCAGCTAAATTTCTACTACTATACAGTTACAGTAGGATAAACTATTCagtaaacattttatttagtacgtgaaaaatttttccatacaATAGAAACTGgtatatattattttgcattttAAAGTACTTAATCcgcaatttaattgtttttgcTTAATCTACATAAATAGTGTCTAGATTTATATTAAGAAGATTTAGAACAAGCATACACTTTAATGctatggataaaaaaaattacgactAAAACcgaaaattcattttctaaCAAATGCTACAAAATTTAAGTACTTGTATGCCATTTTTGGATTAGTACTTTTTATTAGTTTCCGATATTTATTCGATGTGCCGGAAAGGATAAAGGGTATAGGGTCgtaatttaagaaaaagtaCTCGTCGATAAATGAGAAAATTGTGGAAAAAAGAGGACgtggataaataaaatatatacagaTTTTTGGTAGTGCGTTTAACTGGAATCGTGATTCGCGATCCGGAAAGATCGTAAATCGTGTCCTTGGAGCAAAGAGGACTCTCGGTTCTGGTGGTTTTATCCAATAAACTTCGGTAAGGGAAAGGACGTGATTCTTGAGCTCGTGAATAAATCTCTGAGAAGGAGTTGTTGTAAAAGTAACCAtctaattgaaataaatttatctcaatACAGTGTCAAATTTAAATCCGGTCTCTCTTTTATTGGGAAAATAAGATTGACGGGTTAATGAATAAGTTAAGGAGGGTTTTAAGCAAATATATTGCTGCTGCCCCGAACGGAGTTcggcttttatttttaatcgagTTTCACTGCATAGAAAACAActcaaatctttttttttagtagaaGATTTTTGTAGCTTGATTTAATGATTTGATAATGAagtattgattaaaaaaaaaaaaaaattgagaaaaattaattttatttgggTAAATCTTACAAGATTTGCTGAACATTGAAGATAAGCTTTTCTTAAAACTAGCAAAAGTGACAGACTGTTTAAATCTtgaaagatttgattgttttaaatcttatgaaatttattcaatattaaaagtaaatttttttgatgataaagaaaatttgtttatatctTCCAAgatttgatcaatttaaatCTTACAAGATTTGATTATTTGAAGTCTTACATGAtttatttcgtaaaaatttttactaagcattaattttttttaacaatagaggaaatttttaattaaatcttatAAGACTTGATTATCGAGAATATACCAAGATTTACGTGAcgtttaagtaaaaaaattcttcatgatTGAATTCATTTGTTAATACAAATCTGACATGACTTGTAACATGGAAAATTTTGTAAGATTTACTCGATAATTAAATGTTATAAGATTTATTTAGTGGTAAATCTTACAAGATTTAGTTCAATGCAAAGctacttaaaattttgaagtcgGTAAGTTTAAAACTAGCAAAAATGTAAGATTGTTTAAATCTTGCaagatttgattgttttaaatcttataaaattcatttgatattagaaataaatttttttaatgataaaaaaaaatttttcatatattccaagatttcgtaattttaaatcttacaAGATTTGAAGTCTTACAAGATTTGTTTCGTGAAAAATCTTGCAGTTTTATTAAgtatcaactttttttaataatagaagaaattttcaattaaatcttATAAGACTTGATTATCGAGAATATAGCAAGATTTACgtgatattaatataaaaaaattctttatgataGAATTCATTTGTTTATTCAAATCTGACATGATTTACACTATGGAAAATTTTGTAAGATTTACTCAATAATAGATGCGAATTTcactttattgaaaaaaactttactTAAATCTTATAAGATTTATTTAGTGGTAAATCTTGCAAAATTTAGTTTAATTCAAAgccacttaaaatttttaagtctgtaagttttgaaaaaaacggtTAATCTGACAAGATTTTCTAGATATTAAAGATAAGCTTTTCTTTAAACTAGCAAAATTGTCAGACtgtttgaattttgaaagacTTGATAGTTTTCAATcttgtgaattttattcaatattaaaagtaaatttttttgatgatcaagaaaatttgttcaTATACTCCAAGATTTCATAATTTCAAATCTTATAAGATTTGAAATCTTAGAAGATTTGTTTCGTGAAAAAACTTGCAGTTTTACTAagtattaactttttttaataacagaagaaattttcaattaaatcttATAAGACTTGATTACCGAGGTTATAGCAAGATTTACGTgatattaaagtaaaaaaattctttatgatagaattaatttgtttattcaaATCTGACATGacttttaacataaaaaattttgtaagatTTACTCAACAATAGATGCGAATTTtactttatcaaaaaaaaatttatttaaattttataaaatttatttagtggtAAATCTTGcaagatttaatttaatgcaaAACCACTTAGAATTTTGAATCCTgtaagttttgaaaaaaacggtAAATCTGACAAGATTTACGATcaaattttgtgaaatttgtcaagatttttctcaattttctttttattacaaatttcgaagttatttaagtataaatttttgctAATTCCCGACTATCCTTATatcaatacaaaataaaacaaaaaatctaCCAACTGCCTACTTATTTCTTAcgtcaattatttaatgagcCATTAAATGCATTTATAGGTATACGAATGTGtctatttatataataataacaattctACAAAGCGAGTTGAGTGAATCGTCAACGAGGCTTGGAACAGCGAAGCATTTTCTTGAAAGCTTGTCGAAATTCTGGGGAAAAAACGGTGTAAATTATAGGATTAAGAGTGCTGTTAAAGTAACCCAGCCAAAGAAATAAACTGGCAAGAATATCCGGTGGCGCGCAAGATGAACACAATGCCTGTAGTAGCGTCACTACAAAAAATGGCAGCCAGCATGCAACAAAAGCTCCTGTTATTATTGCTAATGTTTTAGCAGCTTTCCTCTCCCGTTTGGCTTCTATTGTCTcacgattttttttagtcgttGTTATTTGTGGCGCTTGTGTACCTGGTGTCGTTACTACCGCCAttgtcgtcgtcgtcgtcgtcgtcgtcgttgTCACCGTGCTCGTTAATGTTTGACTAGGATTCGCGCCATTTGACGATGTCTTCTCTGGCGATACCGACGAATGATCGGGTGTCGAGGGCGTTATTGTAAACGCTGTTGACTGTTCTCGTGGTCtgaaaatgaaatgaaatattaattataataataataattattattttattattgcaattattactacacagaaaaaaaggttcatttgagttaagaaaatatttttcttcctaattattttcttgagccaaaaaaaatttttttttgacacaagaaattttacttatcccaactaaattaattctcttgctttaagaaacatcttcttgatccaagaaaatttatttaagccaagaaaattttcttgttttgagaaaattcagcctcttgctccaaaaaatttagatcttgatagaagtaaattttcttgtcttgagaaaatttctctcttgctccaaaaaattatatatctcgatagaagtaaattttaattaatatttttattgattaacatgtcaaatgggaagatcaaatattattgaatcattttttttcattcaatttgtATGATTGCACGCCAAAataggtatcaaatattcaagagaaaaattttctcacggtgagaaaatttttttctcagctgaagtagatGGCGCTgtttccctaaagtatctaaaaatcttgatcaaatataaaaatttattgtatcaaatatttatgataatttgaattaagaaaaaattacttccaccaagaatagaatttcaagaaaaatttttacttcggccaacacaacttcggtcttccttcaggcactcgaaaattttcttgagccaagaattttgttgtccagtcaaaaaatttttctttctgtgtatctCAAATATTTagctcaaaattttgtttttaaaatttttcatcta encodes:
- the LOC123270173 gene encoding 5-hydroxytryptamine receptor-like: MNLADKFYCARASTHTLWSFPQPLPSFCTPNSAKRARNPQRIGILIVIVWVVSLGISMAPQLGWKDPGFMERIAEGKCLVSQEPSYQIFATCTTFYIPLLLILILYWRIFQAARKRIRKRPGAAYQPAHERRGILRLIKTGPREQSTAFTITPSTPDHSSVSPEKTSSNGANPSQTLTSTVTTTTTTTTTTMAVVTTPGTQAPQITTTKKNRETIEAKRERKAAKTLAIITGAFVACWLPFFVVTLLQALCSSCAPPDILASLFLWLGYFNSTLNPIIYTVFSPEFRQAFKKMLRCSKPR